In Candidatus Pelagibacter sp. RS39, the following proteins share a genomic window:
- a CDS encoding phosphoribosyltransferase: MADKLVVSFEEYIKIVEKLAVEIHKNYKPTVLVGIMRGAAPIIDILSRILKLPIAYIVIQSYTGKGLEDKQGQLMFAREISSLAKEQDFEKILLIDDLSDTGLTLNKSIEWLKSYEPTKKFIKEIKTACLWKKKSSSFEPDFCPIKLDSDPWIVQPTEHYEELSIEEIIKRN, encoded by the coding sequence TTTGAAGAATATATCAAAATTGTTGAAAAATTAGCTGTTGAAATTCATAAAAATTACAAACCAACAGTTTTAGTTGGAATAATGAGAGGTGCAGCACCTATAATTGATATTCTTTCAAGAATTCTTAAACTCCCGATCGCATACATTGTTATTCAAAGTTATACTGGTAAAGGATTAGAAGATAAACAAGGTCAATTAATGTTTGCTAGAGAAATAAGCTCATTAGCGAAAGAACAAGATTTTGAAAAAATACTTTTAATCGATGATTTGTCAGATACAGGGCTAACACTAAATAAAAGTATTGAGTGGTTAAAAAGTTATGAGCCAACAAAAAAATTTATTAAAGAAATTAAAACCGCTTGTTTGTGGAAAAAAAAATCCTCATCATTTGAACCAGATTTTTGTCCAATAAAATTGGACTCAGATCCATGGATAGTCCAGCCTACAGAACATTATGAAGAACTTTCTATTGAGGAAATTATAAAAAGAAACTAA
- a CDS encoding Hsp20 family protein: protein MTSKDLSIFNSLRPFSIGFDDMFDQFENMLGNGSLTMQSNYPPYNIRKTGKDNYAIEVALAGFNKNDVEVEFEDNLLTVRTKQVNKSENNNADGEIIHKGISQRQFARSFTIADDVKVNGAELKDGLLTISCERIVPEHKKRKLIEIK from the coding sequence ATGACAAGTAAGGATTTATCTATATTCAACTCACTAAGACCTTTTTCAATTGGTTTTGACGACATGTTTGACCAATTCGAAAATATGCTTGGTAATGGTTCTTTGACTATGCAGTCAAATTACCCACCTTATAACATCAGAAAAACTGGTAAGGATAATTATGCAATCGAAGTTGCATTGGCTGGTTTTAATAAAAATGATGTTGAAGTTGAGTTTGAAGATAATTTATTAACTGTAAGGACTAAGCAAGTTAATAAATCTGAAAATAATAATGCTGATGGAGAAATAATTCACAAAGGTATTTCTCAAAGACAATTTGCTAGATCATTTACTATAGCTGATGATGTAAAAGTTAATGGTGCTGAGTTAAAAGATGGTCTTTTAACAATATCTTGTGAAAGAATTGTTCCAGAGCATAAAAAAAGAAAACTTATTGAAATTAAATAA
- a CDS encoding NCS2 family permease, translating into MLEKYFEYKKHKTDFKTEVIAGTTTFLTMAYIMFLNPFILSGEFAGPEKGFFDFGAVYTATILATALACFIMAFYGKTWPIGLAPGMGINAFVAFGVCAGMGYTPQEALGAVLVAGVLFLIISLTPIRAWLINSIPKSLKLGIGAGIGLFLAIIGLQIMEVVVDNPVTLVQLGNLSDPLVLLGCATFIAIIVLEKMNVKGNIIIGILFFSVIAWATGLAKFNGLASSPPPMTYLFEFDLSAAMTAGMSTVIFTLLFIDFFDTAGTLTSVANVAGKVDKQGKVQDINKAMLSDSVGTVAGAMMGTTTVTSYVESGAGVKAGGKTGMTSLVIGILFLACIFFAPLATSLPKQIDGAALLFVSVLFIRNITDIEWNDISESAPAILAMIAMPLTYSISNGIALAFVSYALIKIFTGKFSSTSPAIWVVAILSVVSFAVS; encoded by the coding sequence ATGCTTGAAAAATATTTTGAATATAAAAAACATAAAACAGATTTTAAAACAGAAGTAATTGCGGGAACAACTACGTTCTTAACAATGGCTTACATAATGTTTTTAAATCCATTCATCTTATCAGGGGAATTCGCCGGCCCTGAAAAAGGTTTCTTTGATTTCGGCGCAGTATACACTGCAACAATTTTAGCAACTGCCTTGGCTTGTTTTATAATGGCCTTTTATGGAAAAACTTGGCCAATCGGACTAGCCCCAGGAATGGGTATTAATGCATTTGTTGCTTTTGGCGTTTGTGCTGGTATGGGTTATACGCCTCAAGAAGCTCTTGGTGCAGTTTTGGTTGCAGGGGTATTGTTCTTAATTATCTCACTTACACCTATTAGAGCTTGGTTAATTAACTCAATTCCAAAAAGTTTAAAACTTGGAATTGGCGCAGGTATTGGATTGTTTCTTGCAATTATTGGATTGCAAATTATGGAAGTTGTAGTTGATAATCCTGTAACATTAGTCCAGCTTGGAAATTTAAGTGATCCATTAGTCCTTCTTGGATGCGCAACATTTATTGCGATCATTGTGCTTGAAAAAATGAATGTTAAAGGAAATATCATTATAGGTATTTTATTTTTTAGTGTTATTGCATGGGCTACTGGTCTAGCTAAGTTTAATGGTTTAGCAAGTTCACCACCACCAATGACATACCTTTTTGAATTTGACTTATCCGCTGCGATGACTGCTGGAATGTCTACAGTAATATTCACTTTATTATTTATAGATTTTTTTGACACAGCTGGAACGTTAACTTCTGTTGCAAACGTTGCAGGTAAAGTTGATAAACAAGGAAAAGTTCAAGACATTAACAAAGCAATGTTGTCCGATAGTGTGGGAACTGTTGCGGGTGCTATGATGGGAACAACAACTGTTACTAGTTATGTAGAGTCAGGGGCTGGCGTAAAAGCTGGTGGTAAAACTGGGATGACTTCTCTTGTGATAGGTATTTTGTTTTTAGCATGTATATTTTTTGCACCTCTTGCAACTAGTTTGCCTAAACAAATTGATGGTGCGGCTTTACTCTTTGTTTCTGTTTTATTTATTAGAAATATTACAGATATAGAATGGAATGACATCTCTGAGTCTGCTCCAGCAATTTTAGCGATGATTGCTATGCCATTAACTTATAGTATCAGTAATGGTATTGCTTTAGCATTTGTTTCATATGCTTTAATAAAAATATTTACTGGAAAATTTTCAAGTACTTCTCCAGCAATATGGGTTGTGGCAATACTTAGTGTTGTAAGTTTTGCTGTAAGTTAA